The genomic stretch GCGGGCATGTTAGCAGTCGCGGCATTGCTGCTCCTCTCCGACCCGAGTTACGCAATCTATGATGGACTCGGCCCCTCGAAAGACGATTGGGGAATCAAGTACGATGTGGACTTGAGCCCCGCCGATGAGGGCAAGCTGACGGTCGAATTCAAAGTCGCCGACGAAGGACGACTGAAACCCTTCTATTCGGCCACCGTAGTCGCGTTCAGCAAGCAGGCCGACAACCAGGGACGCCGTTCCTACGACGTCAAAGCGCCTATCTCATTTCAAACAACCGCGGACGGGAAACTTGCGGGCCAGGTGCAGATTCCCGAGGGATTAGCCGATCGCGCCATGATTCGGATTCTCACATTGACGGTCGACGGCAAGAAGCGATCGCACGCTGCGTACTATGACATTCCGCTCAAGAAGTACGTGACCAAGGATCCGGCCACCGCATCGTCCTCGGCTGCGCCGTCGGCACCGAAGGCGACAAAGCGGTAAGGGGCATGACTCGGCGATCGAGACAGCCCTCAGTATTTTGCCGACGAGCTTCCTTCCCTCCCAGGATGCCTGATCGTCGTAAGTGTGCTTGTCAGAGCGCGCTTCGGCCACTTGACCTCGTCTTGGTTGACATTATTTTAGGGAAGATTGCCTGGCAAACGGCTGAGAATGTTCAGCCGGGCGCACGTCTTGAGCAGTCTGCCACGACGCAGCGCTCGACATTTCATCGACCATGAAATCGAGCCGGCTTTCAAGCCGATCGATACTGGACGGCGTTGCGCGAAGTGAAGGTCGAGGTGGTCGATGCGCGGCGTGTGCGTTTCGAGCACCCGGACCTGAAGGTCATCGTGCAGTCGCCGCTGGTCGAGCGCGTGCTCGAATTGGCGACGATGCAGGCACACCACGTGGGCGTCCTGTTCATCGACGGCGAGTACGCCGAGACGCTGCCGCCGGGCCGCTACGCTTTCTGGAAGAACATGGCCCAGGTCACGTTCGTCCAGCAGGACATGCGCGCTTGCGTGTTCGACGTGGCCGGCCAGGACATCATGACGGCCGACAAGGTCACGCTGCGCATGAATGCCGTGGTCACGTACGGCGTCATTGATCCGCGGCAGACGGTGAGCGTCGCTGAGGACGTGCGTCAGGCACTGTATCGCGATGCGCAGCTTGCGCTGCGCGCCGTGGTGGGTGCCCGCGAGCTCGATACGTTCTTGACGGATAAGGAAGGTGTGGCTCGCGAGCTATCGGATTCGATCCGCCCGCGCGCCAAGTCGCTAGGCCTGGAGCTTGTGGCCATCGGTATCCGTGACGTCATCCTGCCGGGCGAGATGAAGGACCTGATGAACAAGGTCACGGAGGCCAAGAAGGCCATTCGACCTCTGGTCGCAGGAGCGACTGGCCAACCTCATCGCGCGCCGCGAGGAGACGGCCTCCATGCGCAGCCAGGCCAACACCGCCAAGCCGCTGGCGGATAACCCGACCTTGATGCGCCTGCGCGAGCTGGAGATCTTGGAGAAGATCGCGGCCACGAGCAAGCTCAACATCGTGTTGGGCGAGAAGGGCCTGACGGATCGGGTCGTCAACGTGTTGTAAGTCAGGTGTGCTGTAACGAGAAGGCCCCGGCGGCCGGATTAATCCGGCCGCCGGGGCAGCAAAGATCGGGGCGACAGGACGGCTATTGAACTTTTTATGGTGGGCCTGAAGGATTGGTCGGATGGCTTAATCCGCTAGGGCAAACGAATTGGCGGATCCCTCCACCCCTATTACGGCATAAGCCGCTCATGATTCTCACTGAAAAAGACACGTTTACCGGACAATTCCTTCGGGAGGTCAGTTCGGACCTTGTCTATGGCAGTGGAGATCCGTTCGGGGGCTGGACCAATTGATCCTTGCGGCCCGGACTCATTTTCTCGCATTCGTGGCACCATCTTTTGGAGCGACTGAAAGGCACACTCCAGCTTCCTTGCGAAGAAGTGCCAACTCTTGTTGCATCGTCCAGGGAAGGGGTTTGGACAAAACTGATCCCTCTGCCAATTCCTTTTGACCATTCTTGTCGATCCACTCGACAGCCTCGTCAAAGAGCTTTGCAGCTTCGGCTGTGAATCCGAGGCGGCAGCGAGCCATCGCCAGGAAGAGCTGATTGAACGGACGATGGAGGCTTCTAGAGTCGTCCGACTGAATCAGCCCCTCCAGCTGCTCGGCGGCCGTGGCCAACTGACCACTCCGATAGAGAAGATGCGCATGAACGCCGCGGTAGAGCCGGCTTTGGGGCTGCTGCCTAACGGCCCAGTCAGTGAGATTCAAGATCGGAGTGTAGTCGGCTACTGCGTCCGATGCGAGCTTGCAGCAGATCCCCAATTTGAGGGCAACGTCGGCGTTCTCGGCCTGCTTGTTGTTGCTCACCAACTCGTCGCAATACTTGCGGTAATCGTTGATCTGCCCGGCTGCGAGGAAGAGCAGAGCGAGTTGATACGCGTCGGTCTGGTCAGGCGCCAAACGTGCCACGATCTGGGCCTCCGCGAGCGCCTCTGGCAACTTGTCCTGTTGAATATACACTTGAATCAAGCTTGCACGTGAAGCCACCGCGTTCGGTCCGATTTCGATGGCGCGGCGGTACAATCGCTCAGCCTCGCCTGGGTCGTCGGCGGCAACAACACGGGCGACGTTTACGAGCGCGGATTCGATTGCGGCAAGGGGAAGCGTTGCGTTGGGTTTTCCTTCCCACATCGACAACACCTTTCTCCATGGTTGTTCAGCGTCGGCGCGCTTGCCTTGACGAATCAGAGCGTCGGCCAACTCGACATAGCTTTCGCTGACCCGAGCTGCCAGTCCCGTGTCACTGGGAACGTCAACCATCAGTTCTTCATTAATCGACACGGCGCGTCGGAATAGGTCCTCAGCGTCCCGTGGGCGACCGGTATTCTTCATCAGCCGTCCCAATTCTAGATAGCTGAAACCATGTTCCAGTCGGTAGAACGGTACTCCGGGTGCATCGATGGCCAGTTTCTCAAACAGATTCAATGCGCTGCGATGAAGTTGCTCCGCCTCTTCGTGCCGACCATCCGCGAATGCCCGGTTTGCCAGGTGCCAATATGCATGGCCCAGATGCACACGGTGCTCGTACGCAGCCGGAAAGCTGGCGACCAGCTTCTGGTTGATTGCAATCGCTCGATGAAATGCGTTTTCGGCCGCGGCCGCATCCTGTGCCACGAAAACGCCGAAGTCGTCGAGACTCTGTGCCAGGTCTGATTGGTAGTCGGCAATGTCCGGGAATTCCGCGACTAGCTTCTCTCGCAGCTCTAGCGCCTTTCGAGCAGCGGCTTCCGCGTCACCGCTTCGACCACTTGCCGCCAAGAGACGTGCAAATTGCAGGGTATTGGTCGAGACTCCTTGTCGACGAGATGGTGAGTCTTGCGGGGTCGAACGCTCCAAGTCAGCCAGGTAATCAACAATTACCGTCTCGCTCTCGCCTGAGCGGCCAAGACCGTCCAGTAACTGGGCCAGCTCACTGACGGACTGGAAAAAGAGACGCGCGTACGTTTCAACCCCAGGGAAATTCGCGGCCAGTCGGCTGACGATTTCCAGAGACCGGCGGTACGCCGCTTCGGCATCTTGAGGTCGTTCGAGCTTTTGGAGCACGCGTCCGAGCCCCTGGTAACCTTTTGCGAGATCGTACTGGTAACTGTGAATCGTGGGGAATTGAGCGCCCAGCTTCTGCAGAATCTCGATTACCTGGCGGAGGGCCTTTTCGGCGTCACCGGGCTCGTTGCGCGAAATCTGAGTTTCGGCCAATGTGAGATAGCTGGCAGCCAGCCAGGCGTTGAGATGGCCCTGCTCAGGGAAGTCGCGCACGAGCTCGTGGCCAAGCGCAAGGGATTGCTGATTGGCCGCGTCGGCTTCCTCACCGCGCCCCCTCTGCCGCAACCACCGTGCCTGTTGCTCGTATGCACGCGATAAATCGAGCCTGTAGCTGGCAACGCTTGGATCATCACGCACTAGCCTTTCCCAGCAACCGATCGCCTTGTTGCTCCAAAACTCCTGCTCTTCGCCGGTCAACGTGTTCGCGAGATACAGACTTGCACCGGCGATTTCATTAGGAAAATCTTTGATGTCCGGGTTGTCGTGAGCAAACTTATCGTAGATCTGCGCTACTTTCTTCAAGTAGCGAATGACCTCCTGAAAGTTGACGGCCCCTCCGCCGTCAACTTCGGAGAAGCCGCCCAGCCAGATCCGCGTCAGCCGTTGTTGGACGGCGCGTGTGTCGCGTCCTTGCGCAATAAGGCGTTCAATCGCATCGACCCCGTCTCGCATCGGCGGAAACCAACGATCGGAACTTCCCCCGGCCAGATACACAATCTGTGCGACACGGACGTTAGCTGCAGCGACATCAGCCAAAAGCTCAGGATCATTGCCGTGCTGCCGAAGAAAATCTTGATAGTAGGAGAGTGCCGTTTCCAGAAGCTCGGTCCGTAGGGTTTCCAACCCCGGCGAATTGAGCATCGGATTGCGGCTCACCATCGTAAAGTACTGATCCACTGCCTGGCGGGCCTTCTCGAAATTCTCTTGAGCTGCGATACGTTGCTTCTCTGCTTCTGCACGCTGCTCCTCGGCAATCCGTCGCTGGCTTGCCTCATCGGCACGGGCCGTCTCGGCCATGCGCTCGGCCTGCGTGGCGCGAATGGCTTGCCACGCGCTGGCAACGATCCCGCCTACGAGCGCCACCGAAACGATCGTCGCGGTGGTTAGTGCAACTCGATTTCGGCGCGCGAACTTACGGAACCGATACCCGGTTGACGGCGGTCGCGCCTCGATTGGCTCATCGTGCAGATAACGCTCAATATCGCGAGCCAGACCGTTGGCCGTCTCATAACGTCGGGATCGCTCCTTCTCTAGCGACTTCATTACGATCCAGTCCAGATCGCCCCGCACCATCCGACTGAGCTGTGCCGGTTCCAGGTTCCGCTGGGCGGCAATCGTCGGCAAGGAACGACT from Pirellulales bacterium encodes the following:
- a CDS encoding protein kinase encodes the protein MADEEAVFLEAIKRTSPASRAAFLNEACVGDDALRHSIEQLLAAHDKSSGPLDRELPGFSPTRHHAGSGSAGLQIGPYKLLEQIGEGGMGVVYTADQQFPVRRRVALKIIKPGMNTRQVIARFEAERQALALMDHPNIAKVLDGGVTDEGRPFFVMEYVKGVPITEFCDQAKLTVEQRLMLFVQVCQAVQHAHQKGIIHRDLKPSNILVCLYDGQPVPKVIDFGLAKAMHQPLTERTLFTAHGLMVGTPLYMSPEQAEFNNLDIDTRTDVYSLGVILYELLTGTTPLDRQRFKEAAWGEMLRLIKEEEPTKPSTKISGSRSLPTIAAQRNLEPAQLSRMVRGDLDWIVMKSLEKERSRRYETANGLARDIERYLHDEPIEARPPSTGYRFRKFARRNRVALTTATIVSVALVGGIVASAWQAIRATQAERMAETARADEASQRRIAEEQRAEAEKQRIAAQENFEKARQAVDQYFTMVSRNPMLNSPGLETLRTELLETALSYYQDFLRQHGNDPELLADVAAANVRVAQIVYLAGGSSDRWFPPMRDGVDAIERLIAQGRDTRAVQQRLTRIWLGGFSEVDGGGAVNFQEVIRYLKKVAQIYDKFAHDNPDIKDFPNEIAGASLYLANTLTGEEQEFWSNKAIGCWERLVRDDPSVASYRLDLSRAYEQQARWLRQRGRGEEADAANQQSLALGHELVRDFPEQGHLNAWLAASYLTLAETQISRNEPGDAEKALRQVIEILQKLGAQFPTIHSYQYDLAKGYQGLGRVLQKLERPQDAEAAYRRSLEIVSRLAANFPGVETYARLFFQSVSELAQLLDGLGRSGESETVIVDYLADLERSTPQDSPSRRQGVSTNTLQFARLLAASGRSGDAEAAARKALELREKLVAEFPDIADYQSDLAQSLDDFGVFVAQDAAAAENAFHRAIAINQKLVASFPAAYEHRVHLGHAYWHLANRAFADGRHEEAEQLHRSALNLFEKLAIDAPGVPFYRLEHGFSYLELGRLMKNTGRPRDAEDLFRRAVSINEELMVDVPSDTGLAARVSESYVELADALIRQGKRADAEQPWRKVLSMWEGKPNATLPLAAIESALVNVARVVAADDPGEAERLYRRAIEIGPNAVASRASLIQVYIQQDKLPEALAEAQIVARLAPDQTDAYQLALLFLAAGQINDYRKYCDELVSNNKQAENADVALKLGICCKLASDAVADYTPILNLTDWAVRQQPQSRLYRGVHAHLLYRSGQLATAAEQLEGLIQSDDSRSLHRPFNQLFLAMARCRLGFTAEAAKLFDEAVEWIDKNGQKELAEGSVLSKPLPWTMQQELALLRKEAGVCLSVAPKDGATNARK
- a CDS encoding slipin family protein, coding for MKVEVVDARRVRFEHPDLKVIVQSPLVERVLELATMQAHHVGVLFIDGEYAETLPPGRYAFWKNMAQVTFVQQDMRACVFDVAGQDIMTADKVTLRMNAVVTYGVIDPRQTVSVAEDVRQALYRDAQLALRAVVGARELDTFLTDKEGVARELSDSIRPRAKSLGLELVAIGIRDVILPGEMKDLMNKVTEAKKAIRPLVAGATGQPHRAPRGDGLHAQPGQHRQAAGG